In one Burkholderiales bacterium GJ-E10 genomic region, the following are encoded:
- a CDS encoding TPR repeat codes for MLGVLLHQQEDDLGALDLLKTAIRINPANPVGYLDIGNVFKSLRNLEMALASYDAAIALRPDYAAAFNNRGNTLLDMRRIEDAIDSYARAIAISPGFLEPRNGLARAWKDLGNLDLALSEYDHIIEIRPDLAQAHYDRANTLQSLGRNDEAITAYDRAISIQPALAEAYNNRGNAFLTLGRIDAAIASYDRAIEYKPDYAEAYNNRGSALLRAGRVTEAIATFQQAIRYRPELADLHVNHGNALHAARRFDDAVAAFDQAIALNPDSAISYAGHGNALIALQQWDAAIISFDYALAIDPGFAEVHAARGNAFMAQKKLDDAISCFRTAIEHKPDFAQAHNNLGNALLERKELDAALASYDHAIALRPDIAEAHANRGNVLLKRKRLQEAVAAYDEAIARKADFAEAYNNRGLAQLERGNIDGAITSYDQALAIRPGYTEVQINRGNAMLECLRLDEAIASYDLAASTPSQYFEEANYNKALVLLLQGNYQDGLPLFEWRWKNKMYSPRVLRFTQPIWFGGEPLQGKAIYLHNEQGLGDLIQFSRYIKLVKGLGATVYLETPPPLLGLLKDLDGVDRFVAAGDPVPDFDFQCSVLTLPLAFGTTVDKVPPPTKLQIDPCTKERWASRLGPSTRKRIGLVWSGSTAHTNDRNRSIPLSQLLPYLPQDHDYICLQKELRDADKDTLQQSAKQIAFFGDEIADFGDTAALCDLMDIIVSVDTSVAHLAATLGKPTWILLPYRPDWRWLLHTADSIWYPTVQLYRQGPERAWPSILSEIHDDLSSLQWTTCQKALGITPYPTFRGNAP; via the coding sequence TTGCTCGGCGTTCTGTTGCATCAACAAGAAGACGACCTCGGCGCACTCGATCTCCTGAAGACCGCGATCCGGATCAATCCCGCCAACCCGGTTGGATACCTCGATATCGGGAATGTTTTCAAGAGCTTGCGGAATCTCGAAATGGCTCTTGCCAGCTACGACGCCGCAATCGCGCTGCGGCCGGACTACGCCGCCGCGTTCAACAACCGCGGAAACACGCTTTTGGACATGCGGCGGATCGAGGATGCGATCGACAGCTACGCCCGGGCAATCGCAATCTCCCCCGGTTTCCTCGAACCGCGGAACGGTCTCGCCCGCGCGTGGAAGGATCTTGGCAATCTGGATTTGGCCCTTTCCGAATACGACCACATCATCGAAATCCGGCCGGATCTCGCACAGGCTCATTACGATCGGGCAAATACGCTCCAGTCACTCGGACGAAATGACGAGGCCATTACCGCGTACGACCGTGCGATTTCCATCCAGCCCGCGCTTGCCGAGGCATACAACAACCGGGGGAACGCCTTCCTCACGCTGGGAAGGATCGACGCCGCCATCGCCAGTTACGACCGCGCAATCGAATACAAGCCGGATTACGCCGAAGCCTACAACAACCGCGGCAGCGCGTTGCTCCGCGCCGGCCGGGTCACCGAGGCAATCGCGACGTTCCAACAGGCGATCCGGTACCGCCCCGAGCTTGCGGACCTCCACGTCAATCACGGCAATGCCCTGCACGCCGCACGCCGCTTCGACGACGCCGTCGCTGCGTTTGATCAGGCCATCGCCCTCAACCCGGACTCCGCGATTTCGTACGCCGGTCACGGAAACGCGCTCATCGCCCTTCAGCAATGGGATGCCGCGATCATCAGCTTCGACTATGCGCTCGCGATCGATCCAGGTTTTGCCGAAGTGCATGCGGCGCGCGGCAATGCATTCATGGCCCAGAAAAAACTCGACGACGCCATTTCCTGCTTCCGGACGGCAATCGAGCACAAGCCGGATTTCGCACAGGCACATAACAATCTCGGCAATGCCCTCCTTGAAAGAAAGGAACTGGACGCGGCATTGGCGAGCTACGACCACGCCATCGCATTGCGACCGGACATCGCCGAGGCCCATGCCAACCGCGGCAATGTCCTGCTGAAGCGAAAGCGCCTTCAGGAAGCGGTGGCCGCCTACGACGAGGCAATCGCCCGAAAGGCGGATTTCGCCGAGGCCTACAACAACCGAGGCTTGGCGCAACTCGAGCGCGGAAACATCGATGGCGCGATTACGAGCTACGATCAGGCGCTTGCAATCCGGCCCGGGTACACCGAGGTGCAGATCAACCGCGGGAACGCCATGCTCGAATGCCTACGTCTGGACGAGGCCATCGCAAGCTACGACCTCGCGGCGTCGACGCCGTCCCAATATTTCGAGGAAGCAAACTACAACAAGGCGTTGGTTCTACTGCTGCAGGGAAACTACCAAGATGGTCTTCCCCTCTTCGAGTGGCGGTGGAAAAACAAGATGTACTCGCCACGCGTCCTGCGATTCACGCAGCCGATCTGGTTTGGCGGAGAGCCGCTGCAGGGCAAGGCCATCTACCTCCACAACGAACAGGGGCTTGGCGATTTGATTCAGTTCAGCCGCTACATCAAGCTCGTGAAGGGACTTGGCGCGACGGTATACCTCGAAACGCCGCCTCCGTTGCTCGGTCTTCTCAAAGACCTCGACGGCGTCGACCGCTTCGTGGCCGCGGGCGACCCAGTACCCGACTTCGACTTCCAATGTTCGGTACTCACCCTCCCTCTCGCTTTCGGGACAACCGTCGACAAGGTCCCACCGCCAACGAAACTGCAAATCGATCCTTGCACCAAGGAGCGCTGGGCGTCACGCCTCGGTCCGTCAACGCGCAAGCGGATTGGCCTCGTATGGAGCGGCAGCACGGCACACACCAACGACCGGAACCGCAGCATTCCCTTGTCCCAACTCCTGCCATACCTGCCACAGGATCACGACTATATTTGCCTACAAAAAGAGTTGCGGGATGCCGACAAGGACACATTGCAGCAGTCCGCTAAGCAGATTGCGTTCTTTGGTGACGAAATCGCGGACTTTGGCGATACGGCGGCATTATGTGATTTGATGGACATCATCGTCAGTGTTGACACCAGCGTCGCGCATCTGGCCGCCACGCTCGGCAAGCCGACCTGGATCCTCTTGCCGTACCGTCCCGACTGGCGTTGGCTTCTGCACACAGCCGATAGCATTTGGTATCCAACGGTCCAGCTCTACCGTCAGGGACCGGAACGCGCTTGGCCATCAATTCTCAGCGAGATTCACGACGACCTTTCCTCCCTTCAATGGACCACGTGCCAAAAAGCGCTAGGAATTACTCCATATCCAACATTTCGAGGTAATGCTCCATGA
- a CDS encoding glycosyl transferase, group 1 produces MSTKIDSGEIRLMADPAADIADVRRVIKTLRDRFFISLVHDHLTAEPPDRMRDLEDTLARQWNIVASLSQPPDDGIPVDIPFTIERVLRAADVAYESKIAAFDHDDISSFECFVILDAIARYKAANSHEAGIRIRVLAPSSDENVEIPEPTQNDKAIEAIKSEVTATIMNPNIRPVDRRPVYGTTVTNAPLLSKKYEVAASHVASFIPRAALPIVLTSSSTNDLCATVRFQNLETHAPSISISLGSTSDTGSAQFTGLRSTIFLYKGDLHAPWEQDFDRSVTSASLQELITVAATHAIYNVANKDMLVSRTNVSGMVRIDVIRGKILFAEAYGDFVGGVASSLEQLESPISSIELKANSNWPSCNPSFLDLGAGHMLAAIRTANHLIDPLQKYIFFNQSKTPATVTHLATFGPTSSEHFSREVDDSIIKRLHPDIVTIEDARIFLYRDSAYLIANALAHKPHVTNTMVIAELDISAARVTRFWMLRSPTGAAREKNWMPIVRGDELYVLHSFAPVRIFKVTLSEHEALLHEVAAPQPFPPADKTLSGGSAFVPYKGGHLAVTHIRRTNFGMRLYANQFVWISADLSEVRISRPFRTRGLSVEYATGLLAKDGMLSIGIGYDDAHAFIETYDERILKHLGIDLERPAEAKDTLRGDGGMYNDAASHISSIIPRAIAGFIRDRPTLKALRAIARFQGVGTPQLSVQFHIECDGEFDQDLPDLLKRKTIVFRNEIELPNHRTHCPTAEVLVKIQTILEFAANFSLIDLMDRESEYINRHEDVFAHIAIDLLSGKVVEARLAGTPVRHGTQNAPGFTKGEGKFLQTNVVDSGKLSPSAFPMESFELVHFQQFLIRIGFRSGMWGDHMERYLETFRALKKLSFPEASFTRALEVGTSWVFSTYLRENRVFDTVDVTNFDQRAERISHLECPLAGFNHTFRSFNIDIETDQIPVPDGYYDFVLCCEVLEHLDVDPMHMMAEINRSLRVGGCLVLSTPNSTSSQIVGKILKGYAPQFYMQYQKDRDPYRHNFEYAPGQLRILLEASGFTISHFWTADTFSAADLEAVRLLKERGYPTDYRGDNIFVVAHRNNPVRERYPSEIYDTRW; encoded by the coding sequence ATGAGTACCAAGATCGACTCAGGTGAAATTCGCCTTATGGCGGATCCCGCAGCAGACATCGCTGACGTTCGCCGCGTAATTAAGACGCTCCGAGATCGATTTTTTATTTCTCTAGTGCACGACCATCTCACGGCCGAGCCACCCGACCGAATGCGGGATTTGGAAGACACCTTGGCCAGACAGTGGAATATCGTCGCTTCCCTTTCACAACCGCCGGACGACGGGATCCCCGTCGACATTCCCTTCACGATCGAGCGCGTTCTTCGTGCCGCAGACGTGGCGTATGAAAGCAAGATCGCCGCATTTGATCACGATGACATTTCCTCCTTCGAGTGCTTCGTCATACTCGACGCAATCGCCCGTTACAAAGCCGCCAATTCGCACGAGGCGGGCATTCGAATTCGGGTCCTCGCCCCAAGTTCCGATGAAAATGTCGAGATTCCGGAACCCACCCAGAATGATAAAGCGATTGAAGCGATCAAGAGCGAAGTCACCGCGACCATCATGAATCCGAATATCAGGCCTGTCGACCGCAGGCCGGTATACGGCACGACCGTCACAAATGCACCGCTCCTTTCAAAGAAATATGAAGTTGCCGCAAGTCACGTCGCCTCCTTCATTCCGAGGGCTGCGCTCCCGATAGTCCTTACATCGTCCAGCACGAATGATCTGTGCGCCACGGTTCGATTTCAGAATCTCGAAACACACGCGCCATCGATCTCCATCAGCCTTGGTTCCACCAGCGATACCGGATCGGCCCAGTTCACGGGACTCCGTTCCACCATATTTCTTTACAAGGGTGATCTCCACGCGCCATGGGAGCAGGACTTCGATCGAAGCGTAACGAGCGCGTCGCTTCAAGAACTAATAACCGTCGCGGCAACCCATGCCATCTACAACGTGGCAAATAAGGATATGTTAGTCAGCCGCACCAATGTTTCGGGAATGGTGCGCATCGATGTCATCCGCGGCAAAATTCTATTTGCCGAGGCATATGGCGATTTCGTGGGGGGGGTGGCGTCATCTCTTGAGCAGCTGGAAAGCCCAATTTCCTCCATCGAGTTGAAAGCGAACAGCAATTGGCCGAGCTGCAATCCGTCATTCTTGGATCTGGGTGCCGGTCACATGCTAGCGGCGATTCGAACCGCAAATCACCTGATCGATCCTTTGCAAAAGTACATTTTTTTCAACCAGTCCAAGACTCCCGCAACCGTAACCCACCTAGCAACTTTCGGCCCAACTTCATCTGAACATTTTAGTCGGGAAGTTGATGACTCGATTATTAAGCGCCTGCACCCCGACATCGTGACCATTGAGGATGCCCGAATTTTCCTCTACAGGGATTCGGCGTACTTGATTGCCAATGCCCTTGCGCACAAGCCGCACGTGACGAATACCATGGTGATCGCGGAACTCGACATTTCGGCGGCGCGCGTCACGCGATTTTGGATGTTGAGGTCTCCAACCGGCGCGGCGAGGGAAAAAAACTGGATGCCGATCGTACGGGGAGATGAGCTTTATGTTTTGCACAGCTTCGCCCCCGTTCGCATATTTAAGGTTACGCTTTCCGAGCACGAGGCGCTCCTGCATGAAGTTGCGGCACCCCAACCTTTCCCGCCTGCAGACAAGACGCTGTCGGGGGGAAGCGCGTTCGTCCCCTATAAGGGTGGACACCTTGCCGTCACCCATATACGACGCACCAATTTCGGAATGCGGCTCTATGCCAATCAGTTTGTTTGGATTTCCGCGGACCTCTCCGAAGTTCGCATCTCCCGCCCATTTCGGACGCGGGGCCTATCCGTCGAATATGCGACCGGCCTGCTAGCGAAAGACGGCATGCTTTCTATTGGCATCGGATACGATGACGCGCACGCGTTCATTGAAACCTACGACGAACGTATCCTCAAGCACCTCGGCATTGATTTAGAACGGCCCGCCGAAGCCAAGGACACGCTGCGCGGCGATGGAGGAATGTACAACGACGCTGCTTCGCATATCTCGTCAATCATTCCAAGGGCGATTGCAGGATTTATACGCGATCGGCCGACTCTAAAAGCGCTACGGGCGATCGCGCGCTTCCAAGGCGTTGGGACTCCTCAACTTTCAGTTCAATTCCATATTGAATGTGATGGGGAATTCGACCAGGATCTTCCGGATCTACTAAAGCGGAAGACGATCGTCTTCCGGAATGAAATTGAATTACCGAACCATCGTACCCACTGCCCGACGGCAGAGGTTCTCGTAAAAATACAGACCATTCTTGAGTTCGCTGCGAATTTCTCATTAATCGACCTTATGGATCGAGAGTCGGAATATATCAATCGCCACGAAGACGTCTTCGCGCATATTGCGATCGACCTGTTATCAGGGAAGGTCGTTGAAGCAAGGCTGGCTGGCACTCCAGTACGACATGGCACGCAAAACGCGCCCGGCTTTACCAAAGGCGAGGGCAAGTTTCTGCAGACGAATGTCGTCGATTCCGGAAAGCTTAGTCCATCAGCTTTTCCTATGGAATCGTTCGAGCTGGTGCACTTCCAGCAGTTTCTCATTCGCATCGGCTTTCGTTCCGGGATGTGGGGAGATCACATGGAGCGATACCTGGAGACATTTCGTGCCTTGAAAAAACTTTCATTTCCGGAGGCATCCTTCACGCGCGCGCTCGAAGTCGGTACGTCGTGGGTTTTTTCGACCTACCTAAGAGAGAATCGAGTATTCGATACTGTTGATGTTACCAACTTCGACCAGCGCGCCGAACGGATAAGCCATCTGGAATGTCCTCTGGCAGGCTTCAACCATACCTTTCGATCATTTAATATTGACATCGAAACCGACCAGATTCCAGTGCCAGACGGTTATTACGATTTCGTCCTTTGCTGCGAAGTTCTTGAACACCTTGACGTAGATCCAATGCATATGATGGCGGAGATCAATCGCAGCTTGCGCGTCGGTGGCTGCCTCGTTTTGTCTACGCCAAATTCAACCTCTTCCCAGATTGTGGGGAAGATCCTCAAGGGCTATGCGCCGCAGTTTTATATGCAATACCAAAAGGACAGGGATCCATATCGCCACAACTTTGAATACGCTCCAGGTCAGTTGCGGATTCTGCTGGAGGCCTCCGGCTTTACCATTTCCCATTTTTGGACGGCGGACACATTTTCTGCTGCCGATTTGGAAGCCGTAAGGCTATTAAAGGAACGTGGATACCCCACGGACTACCGTGGTGACAATATTTTTGTGGTAGCCCATCGGAACAATCCTGTCCGGGAGCGATACCCAAGTGAAATATATGACACGCGCTGGTAG
- a CDS encoding putative mannosyltransferase: MTTRLNLYCHFNHTGVGRHSENIHAALAKRIPADMELRYLDMKDEAAVAKAIAESRDGLDVTIFFWRQPVEFVRRFRGRRVLWWAFESDLLPKAWLDQVEPYDEIWVPSGWGQAVLHAHGIPDERIRVVAEGVDPTVYCPEPLLHRGFIFLSVGKYERRKSIDEIVAAFGAEFPADRYPEVRLWLKADYPLYPHRVQELSERVRDDGRIRIISGVASDETISKLYRVADAFVFPSKAEGFGLPCIEAIACGVPVIATNVSGQSAFLERIPGLFVPVVHERAPIVDPDYSTFYRADYGNDDFGNWAIPSMASLRAAMRTVYENPAEWRKRADEAAAVIRREFSWDAVARNVIAASRR; the protein is encoded by the coding sequence ATGACGACCCGCCTCAACCTCTACTGTCACTTCAACCACACGGGAGTGGGTCGCCACAGTGAAAATATCCATGCAGCCCTGGCGAAGCGCATTCCTGCGGACATGGAACTCCGCTACCTGGACATGAAAGACGAGGCTGCGGTCGCGAAGGCGATCGCGGAAAGTCGGGATGGACTTGATGTCACGATCTTCTTCTGGCGTCAACCCGTCGAGTTCGTGCGCCGCTTTCGAGGACGTCGGGTCCTCTGGTGGGCATTCGAATCCGATCTGTTGCCGAAAGCCTGGCTGGATCAGGTCGAACCGTATGATGAAATCTGGGTCCCTAGCGGCTGGGGGCAGGCGGTCCTGCATGCTCACGGCATTCCGGATGAACGAATTCGCGTCGTCGCGGAGGGGGTGGATCCGACGGTGTATTGCCCTGAACCGCTGCTCCATAGGGGATTCATCTTTCTGTCGGTCGGAAAGTATGAAAGGCGGAAGAGCATCGACGAGATCGTCGCTGCGTTCGGGGCCGAATTTCCAGCGGACCGATACCCGGAGGTTCGGCTGTGGCTCAAGGCCGATTACCCTCTCTATCCGCATCGCGTGCAGGAGCTGAGCGAGCGCGTGCGCGATGACGGCCGAATTCGGATCATCTCCGGTGTGGCGTCCGACGAGACCATCTCCAAACTCTACCGAGTGGCGGATGCCTTCGTTTTTCCGTCCAAGGCAGAGGGATTCGGGTTGCCTTGTATCGAGGCCATCGCCTGCGGGGTACCCGTAATCGCTACCAATGTCTCCGGCCAGTCTGCCTTTCTAGAGCGCATACCGGGGCTTTTCGTGCCGGTAGTACATGAGCGCGCGCCAATCGTGGATCCCGATTATTCGACGTTCTATCGCGCCGACTATGGAAATGACGATTTTGGCAACTGGGCGATTCCGTCCATGGCTTCACTACGCGCCGCGATGCGCACCGTTTATGAAAACCCTGCTGAATGGCGCAAACGTGCGGACGAGGCCGCCGCGGTGATACGCCGCGAGTTTTCCTGGGATGCGGTGGCGCGGAATGTAATTGCTGCGAGTCGTCGATGA
- a CDS encoding tetratricopeptide (TPR) domain protein, whose amino-acid sequence MGMIEALEEPVIPHPGDEGSVRALLERAAAFHRNGDIDKAQTLYEEILCADPDHFGSLRLLGALSYQKGNDFRAIELLKRAIRINPHLASAYLDLGNALQRTRQWEMAEACYDAAIALEPDYAAAHNNRGKVLHESGKLEEAILSYRRAIALGENPAEVLNNLGNALEDAGRSADAASCYDRAIAIDPAHAESYWNKALHLLRAGDFQHGFPLYERRWENPALGIPARKFSMPCWTGVQSLRGRAILLHNEQGLGDLIQCSRYAPLLKDLGAHVILEVPSDLQAVMQGMEGVDRLILQGEAVPACDLHCAVLSLPLAFRTTAADVPKPARLRSDEPRRARWGARLGTGLRPRIGVAWSGNAAHWNDRNRSVPLSTLAPHLPADCEYVCLQKELRDEDREVLNRLDGKISFHGGDIADFADTAALCGLMDLVVSVDTSVAHLAATLGTPTWILLPYTPDWRWMLHRGDSVWYPSARLIRQHAYGDWTAALAQLHRNLSFMFHLTGSGL is encoded by the coding sequence ATGGGCATGATTGAAGCCCTCGAAGAGCCGGTCATTCCGCATCCCGGAGACGAGGGAAGCGTGCGAGCGCTTCTGGAGCGCGCAGCGGCATTCCACAGAAACGGGGACATTGACAAAGCGCAAACGCTCTACGAGGAGATTCTATGCGCCGATCCGGATCACTTCGGCAGTCTGCGTCTCCTGGGCGCGCTTTCCTACCAGAAAGGGAACGACTTTCGTGCGATCGAGTTGTTGAAACGGGCAATCCGGATCAACCCGCATTTGGCGTCCGCATACCTGGACCTCGGCAATGCCTTGCAAAGGACCCGACAGTGGGAGATGGCGGAGGCGTGCTATGACGCCGCGATCGCGCTCGAACCGGACTATGCCGCCGCACACAATAATCGTGGCAAGGTGCTCCACGAGTCGGGAAAGCTCGAGGAAGCAATCCTTTCCTACCGCCGGGCGATTGCTCTGGGAGAGAATCCTGCCGAGGTGCTCAACAACCTTGGCAATGCGCTGGAAGATGCCGGACGGTCCGCGGATGCGGCATCGTGCTATGACCGCGCGATCGCGATCGACCCTGCCCACGCCGAGTCCTACTGGAATAAGGCCTTGCACTTGTTGCGTGCGGGAGACTTTCAACATGGGTTTCCACTCTATGAGCGGCGCTGGGAAAACCCCGCGCTTGGAATCCCGGCGAGGAAATTCTCGATGCCTTGCTGGACCGGCGTCCAGTCCTTGCGAGGAAGGGCGATCCTGTTGCACAACGAGCAGGGGTTGGGGGACCTCATCCAATGTTCCCGATACGCCCCTTTGCTGAAGGATCTCGGGGCCCATGTCATACTGGAGGTGCCCAGCGATCTTCAGGCCGTCATGCAAGGTATGGAAGGCGTCGACAGGCTGATCCTCCAGGGCGAGGCTGTTCCGGCCTGCGATCTCCATTGTGCGGTCCTCAGCCTGCCTTTGGCGTTCCGCACCACAGCGGCCGATGTGCCGAAGCCCGCGCGGTTGCGGAGCGATGAACCCAGGCGGGCGCGCTGGGGTGCACGCTTGGGTACGGGGTTGCGCCCGCGAATCGGCGTGGCATGGAGTGGCAACGCGGCGCACTGGAACGATCGCAATCGCAGCGTCCCGCTTTCGACTCTCGCGCCGCACTTGCCTGCGGATTGCGAGTATGTCTGCCTCCAAAAGGAGTTGCGGGACGAGGATCGGGAGGTCCTGAACCGCCTTGACGGAAAGATTTCCTTCCATGGCGGGGACATCGCCGATTTCGCCGACACCGCAGCACTGTGCGGGCTGATGGATCTCGTCGTTAGCGTCGATACCAGCGTAGCCCATCTCGCCGCAACATTGGGAACCCCGACCTGGATTCTTCTTCCCTATACCCCCGATTGGCGCTGGATGCTGCATCGTGGTGATAGTGTGTGGTATCCGAGCGCTCGGCTGATCCGCCAGCACGCATACGGCGATTGGACGGCGGCACTGGCGCAACTTCACCGGAACCTATCCTTCATGTTCCATTTGACCGGATCTGGCTTATGA
- a CDS encoding glycosyl transferase group 1, translating into MAEKPIPVSAIEENAASVRVSDMLRNALSLHQEGKLMQAQQVCVAILRICPTHFESLYLLGRIAGECNDDDRACALLQCAIQACPGNPAVYLDFGNALGRLGRAEFAIASYETAIALRPEYAEAYNNLGNALLARGSFAEAASSYERAIAGKPEFLPSRYGRARALQGLGRQVEAVAAYDEVIARKPDYPEAHYDRANVLQSLGRSEDAVAGYDRAIALRPEYAEAYNNRGNALLGLGQPDAACRSYSKAVEIRPGYAEAHANLGNALLQAGKLDDAIRSCDRAITADATLPEAYWNKSMAILLSGDLEAGWPLYEWRWKTRDFSSRRRNFPQPAWDGMESISGRTILLHGEQGLGDWIQFCRYIPKVKALGARVVIEVPDVLTPLLGGLDGVDECIPRGEPLPSFDIHCSVLSLPYAFRTTTKSIPAAAAYLRSDDSKRELWRRRLGQKARRRVGLVCSGSASHKGDRARSIPLRLLLPELPDCCDYICLQKDLREYDKEVLTGTDRIPYYGDLISDFSDAAALCDLMDVIVSVDTSVAHLAGALGKPTWILLPFAPDWRWMLNRSDSPWYPSVHLLRQLRPGDWADPLARLRSMLSDGHD; encoded by the coding sequence ATGGCCGAGAAGCCGATTCCCGTGAGCGCAATCGAGGAAAATGCAGCCTCCGTGCGCGTGTCAGACATGCTGCGAAATGCGCTTTCGCTGCATCAGGAGGGAAAGCTGATGCAGGCGCAGCAAGTGTGCGTGGCGATTCTCCGGATATGTCCGACCCACTTCGAAAGCCTGTATCTACTCGGTCGCATCGCTGGGGAATGCAATGACGATGACCGCGCCTGTGCATTGCTGCAGTGCGCGATCCAAGCCTGCCCCGGCAATCCGGCGGTGTACCTCGACTTCGGAAACGCCCTTGGCAGGCTTGGCCGGGCCGAGTTCGCGATAGCCAGTTACGAAACCGCGATTGCGCTGCGACCGGAGTACGCCGAGGCATACAACAACCTGGGAAACGCGCTTCTGGCGCGCGGATCCTTTGCCGAAGCCGCCTCGAGCTATGAGCGGGCCATCGCCGGAAAGCCGGAGTTTCTCCCTAGCCGGTACGGCCGTGCCCGCGCATTGCAGGGGTTGGGGCGTCAAGTCGAGGCGGTTGCCGCCTACGACGAGGTCATCGCGCGCAAGCCGGACTACCCGGAGGCGCACTACGACCGGGCCAATGTGCTGCAGAGCCTTGGGCGATCGGAGGATGCCGTTGCCGGATACGACCGGGCGATCGCGCTGCGTCCGGAATATGCGGAGGCATACAACAATCGCGGAAATGCGTTGTTGGGTCTGGGACAACCCGACGCCGCCTGCCGCAGCTACAGCAAGGCTGTCGAGATCCGACCCGGGTATGCCGAGGCGCACGCAAACTTGGGAAACGCATTGCTACAGGCGGGCAAGCTGGACGATGCGATCAGGAGCTGCGACCGTGCGATCACAGCCGATGCGACCCTGCCGGAGGCCTATTGGAACAAATCGATGGCCATTCTTCTTTCAGGGGATCTCGAGGCTGGTTGGCCGCTATATGAATGGCGCTGGAAAACCCGCGACTTTTCCTCCCGGAGACGGAATTTTCCCCAGCCGGCCTGGGATGGTATGGAATCCATTTCCGGCAGGACGATCCTGTTGCACGGAGAACAAGGGCTGGGCGACTGGATCCAGTTCTGCCGATACATCCCGAAGGTAAAGGCTCTCGGCGCGCGCGTCGTGATCGAGGTTCCAGACGTCCTCACTCCCCTGCTGGGGGGGCTCGACGGGGTCGACGAATGTATTCCTCGGGGCGAGCCGCTGCCGTCCTTCGATATCCATTGCTCGGTGCTGTCCCTACCGTATGCCTTTCGGACCACGACGAAATCGATTCCCGCTGCCGCGGCCTATCTGCGCAGCGACGACTCCAAGCGGGAGCTGTGGCGGAGGCGGCTTGGGCAAAAGGCGCGGCGGCGTGTGGGGCTGGTGTGCAGCGGGAGTGCTTCGCATAAGGGCGACCGGGCGCGTAGCATTCCGCTCCGCTTGCTTTTGCCCGAACTGCCTGATTGCTGTGACTACATCTGCTTGCAGAAGGATTTGCGCGAGTACGACAAGGAAGTGCTGACCGGGACGGACCGAATTCCGTATTACGGTGACCTGATCTCGGACTTTTCGGATGCCGCTGCATTGTGCGATCTCATGGATGTCATCGTGAGCGTGGACACCAGCGTCGCGCATCTGGCCGGAGCCTTGGGAAAGCCGACCTGGATCCTGCTGCCGTTTGCCCCCGACTGGCGCTGGATGCTGAACCGGTCGGATAGCCCGTGGTACCCCAGCGTCCACCTGCTGCGCCAGCTCCGGCCCGGCGACTGGGCGGATCCGTTGGCAAGGCTGCGATCCATGCTGAGCGATGGGCATGATTGA
- a CDS encoding type III secretion exporter — protein sequence MPRAVALSYSDGDASKGLAPKVVAAGQGLIADTIIAKAREAGVPVHASRELVAALMHFDLDQRIPPALYVAVAEVLAWVYRLERHGDSLRRTVLPPGKGGP from the coding sequence TTGCCACGGGCCGTGGCCCTTTCCTACTCGGATGGCGATGCGTCGAAGGGGCTTGCCCCGAAGGTCGTCGCGGCGGGTCAGGGGTTGATCGCCGATACCATCATCGCCAAGGCGCGGGAAGCGGGTGTACCGGTGCATGCGTCGCGCGAACTCGTCGCAGCGCTGATGCATTTCGACCTGGATCAGCGGATTCCGCCAGCCCTGTATGTTGCGGTCGCCGAAGTGCTGGCGTGGGTGTACCGCCTGGAGCGACACGGAGATTCCCTCCGCCGAACGGTCTTGCCCCCGGGCAAAGGGGGACCTTGA
- a CDS encoding flagellar chaperone, protein MIEYYEEVARASRTMLDAAKEGDWEGVARIEAQCRDIIDRIRTAAKDETLGAAEARRRMEILRVVLQDDAQIRARSEPWLQDLNRILGIA, encoded by the coding sequence TTGATCGAGTATTACGAAGAAGTTGCGCGCGCGAGCCGCACCATGCTGGATGCGGCCAAGGAAGGCGATTGGGAGGGGGTGGCCCGGATCGAGGCGCAGTGCCGGGACATCATCGACCGGATCCGGACAGCCGCCAAGGACGAGACGCTCGGGGCGGCCGAGGCTCGCAGGCGGATGGAGATCCTGCGCGTCGTTCTGCAGGACGACGCGCAGATTCGAGCGCGATCCGAGCCTTGGTTGCAGGACCTGAACCGGATTCTTGGCATCGCTTGA